The proteins below come from a single Etheostoma spectabile isolate EspeVRDwgs_2016 chromosome 4, UIUC_Espe_1.0, whole genome shotgun sequence genomic window:
- the pigu gene encoding phosphatidylinositol glycan anchor biosynthesis class U protein: MAAPLTLLVIVAVTVRAALYRSSLAALISERVEVVSPLTAWKRVVEGLALLDLGVSPYSGDVFHETPLIIYCFHFLVDYAEITFMLADVITAVALYLAVKDYNKQVFRKQKYALEADRYPLDCLELIRSPKEMYYIPLKVAMFYLLNPFTILSCVAKSTCGLNNAVIALFILSTIKGNVLLSAVFLSLATYQSIYPLTLCAAALLYLMQRQYIPVNYRRASFWWFLAQYGFMYLGSLFVIVCLSFFLLGSWDYLPSVYGFILSVPDLTPNIGLFWYFFAEMFEHFRLFFLCVFQINVFFYTVPLSIKLKDHPVFLIFMQLAVISIFKSYPTVGDIALYLAFLPVWSHLHRFLRNIFLVSCVLLACSALFPVLWHLWIYAGSANSNFYYAITLLFNVAQILLVSDYFYAFLRREHHLTYGLYLKRKDGSEATLVLT; this comes from the exons ATGGCGGCTCCCTTGACTCTACTTGTGATTGTGGCTGTTACGGTCCGAGCAGCGCTGTACAGATCCAGTTTAGCGGCCTTAATATCGGAGAGAGTGGAGGTGGTGTCCCCGCTGACCGCCTGGAAGAGAG TTGTTGAAGGCCTGGCTCTGCTGGACTTGGGCGTCTCCCCGTACTCTGGAGATGTTTTCCATgag ACTCCTCTCATCATTTACTGCTTTCACTTTTTGGTGGACTATGCGGAGATAACATTTATG TTGGCGGATGTGATCACTGCTGTGGCTCTTTACCTGGCCGTGAAGGACTACAACAAACAAGTG TTCAGAAAGCAGAAATATGCCCTGGAGGCAGACCGCTACCCTCTGGACTGCCTGGAGCTCATCAGGAGCCCCAAAGAAATGTACTACATCCCTCTGAAAGTAGCCATGTT TTACCTGTTGAATCCGTTCACCATCCTGTCCTGCGTCGCCAAGTCTACCTGTGGCCTGAACAACGCCGTCATCGCCCTCTTCATCCTCTCTACAATCAAAG GAAATGTTTTGCTGAGCGCCGTGTTTCTGTCCTTGGCCACGTACCAGTCCATCTACCCTCTGACTCTGTGTGCTGCCGCGCTGCTCTATTTGATGCAG CGTCAGTACATCCCGGTGAACTACCGGCGGGCCAGCTTCTGGTGGTTCCTAGCCCAGTATGGCTTCATGTACCTGGGCAGCCTGTTCGTCATCGTCTGCCTCTCCTTCTTCCTGCTCGGCTCCTGGGACTACCTGCCCTCTGTCTACGGATTCAT tctctCCGTACCAGACCTGACCCCGAACATTGGCCTCTTCTGGTATTTCTTCGCCGAGATGTTTGAACACTTccgcctcttcttcctctgcgtCTTCCAGATCAACGTCTTCTTCTACACCGTCCCCCTGTCCATCAAACTCAA AGACCATCCAGTGTTTCTGATCTTCATGCAGTTAGCTGTGATCTCCATCTTTAAGTCCTACCCCACTGTTGGAGACATCGCTCTCTACCTGGCCTTCCTTCCTGTCTGGAGTCACCTGCACAGAT TCTTGAGGAACATCTTCTTGGTGTCCTGCGTCCTGCTCGCCTGCTCCGCTCTGTTTCCGGTCCTCTGGCACCTCTGGATCTACGCCGGCAGCGCCAACTCCAACTTCTACTACGCCATCACACTGCTGTTCAACGTGGCCCAG ATTCTGCTGGTGTCGGATTATTTCTACGCCTTCTTGAGGAGAGAACATCATCTCACCTACGGATTGTATCTGAAGAGAAAAGACGGCTCAGAGGCTACACTCGTTTtaacttaa